One Drosophila kikkawai strain 14028-0561.14 chromosome 3L, DkikHiC1v2, whole genome shotgun sequence genomic window carries:
- the LOC108074992 gene encoding uncharacterized protein isoform X1, translating into MGGGFAAPPITLASNQRPALNNLAKIPSSSSTTTAMHEKLLDKEDKTERTNLLGRSKEKPPKDKPPPKQSKFAERLRRSFRRGDHRSLECKRQEPTPEELRAKSRATPPPLPSSLPADNNNRLPFAFSHLNLPGLGLGVGLGGLGGHINPALLLDSPDECTPPEYAYQHLSSVATTNSSTSLESSCELGELSGGSQTSVYYWASMGGEVSTAAGGAAGAGTGTGGVPIDTQERDRRRLETQTSNRSDQQPINTNNTTNVTATTTASSSTAAGNNSSRSCSLTSESSSIRLTRLQNFLFKSSNESSRSCQGHSNEGFTVSSHNSSSGEWEQLGAYLSSSSGVGGGHDFHGGSFPEESTPDETDNTLPVETGSSGGGGGGGGGSYYQYTLTSPNNPFLPEITARTYHSTYDEDEGTEGGGGGGAGGESLMEDLQLDGNVTSVKYVSGGGSGARSAQLPTPSYSRAGSQESTHSEGGGPAGPTPSPASSSSSTPGRHRRKLFSLNSPTRLLHHQHQQQQSGTTSASPPSGGSSNEGGGSSSSKFNSASLVRSLNPFLPSVTSPKKAPLKQAAVTSPGSVTPDLSTKREEFLRATMKICLVVSPPNSKLQLKSKSLTHLDGLDSGVVACQHGPPGIATTTTTTTTAAGTTHAIHATNVNHHGLFATTGTPGSLGRQPNVAEKSETAGVCPSPSSNPQPPSQQAPCQPSTHPPPNQSHPAPTIYTQAPQIVRRTPSLMLSLSPTLDASTTTTTMASSACFGTGHSSAGSFHQHQHHHHHSHQSQLASSGTTGTISATHAIPSSKHFQFAGEAAASSSATLSPYSTTTPNGGGLTSPAGGSTSSSATVKKKSSFMKRKKPLLTRSEVSSSEFFSVSFCLDSSQQQHPDEEFIPATKGVTLLNALSHALRRRNISFSQITITDNNPTPSFLDAGPSPVPVSVDEQTDVESLAGHHLCITERGSNRKPLQKAASFGSRQPPPRLLPSVSTEETSESGVAAGKQIKQRWSSIFGIKNPQQSQLCELLNSYGRNGVPQRADGLNFEHPDLVNSLAYLQDMHKSWRDFVESSTMSESEVKIQTAIWELVTTEVYYIHALQTVTDLFLACLEAVQEERLLIDVDQARLFSNVRAVCEANIKFWTLWLYPMVAHSVITHEPLRCAFFQEGFIAFASIFAPYKIYCAEQSTCQFYCKELNQNNPLFTSYLAWCESQKMCNRLRLADIVVRPMQRLTKYSLLLAAIKKHMSDVEEIEAIDVMIHSVENFVGSVNNHLTMRQENERLKGVMVRIESYDVVDTNNEMLDKLIKQHSQMFDLCAPMRGCPSYHVRHLFMEGDHKFKDNLGKSDVHCFLLTDLLLVCKTIAKRGLGALKVIRQPYLTDQLIVQLAANNTLNCVYLNEFQVATTAFTLQCTEAKNWYDALWRAKTIYQRLKRGAGGVGGISGGGGGGSGSGTVGGDSFRFGGSGTSGGTSGGTADSLGVRKSPMNSSIGSHVSSANNSHSGSVEWNDSRNISVDFEKTNSVSSDEGSSIMTGNHGVTLKGKQQLISGLHKAKMGMIGPMGSKSANTLSVQPMNHLGQSLPNLNMHHSHTNNTLLVPGTTTSHSGNMLLSPSHRGISYPPPSPTRVPLRRGMAFSTSTKNPPLRKTRNVTSQNSINWHQIPATPTPPSPRSQHQSPGNVVCMQKSLPLLVPSEGGPGPSPPPLLHKQLSHQAPLPTSNSHHNQSSTETDV; encoded by the exons ATGGGTGGTGGCTTTGCGGCGCCACCGATTACATTAGCCAGCAACCAGCGCCCGGCCCTGAACAACCTGGCCAAGatcccctcctcctcctccacgaCGACGGCTATGCACGAGAAACTCCTGGATAAGGAGGACAAGACTGAGAGGACCAATCTGCTGGGCCGGTCCAAGGAGAAACCGCCCAAGGACAAGCCGCCGCCGAAGCAGTCCAAGTTCGCGGAGCGTCTGCGTCGCTCCTTTCGACGCGGCGACCACCGATCCCTCGAGTGCAAACGTCAGGAGCCCACACCGGAGGAGCTTAGGGCCAAGAGTCGGGCCACACCGCCACCGCTGCCCAGTTCCCTGCCCGCGGACAATAACAACCGGCTGCCCTTTGCTTTCAGCCACCTAAATCTGCCGGGACTGGGCCTGGGCGTCGGCCTTGGGGGCTTGGGTGGCCACATCAATCCCGCTCTGCTGCTGGACAGCCCCGACGAGTGCACGCCGCCGGAGTACGCCTACCAGCACCTGAGCAGTGTAGCCACCACCAATTCGAGCACTTCCCTAGAGAGCAGCTGCGAGCTGGGCGAGCTGAGTGGCGGCTCCCAGACCAGTGTTTACTATTGGGCCTCCATGGGTGGCGAGGTGAGCACGGCAGCGGGGGGCGCAGCAGGAGCCGGAACTGGCACAGGTGGAGTGCCCATCGACACTCAGGAACGTGATAGACGGCGCCTCGAGACGCAGACCAGCAATCGAAGTGATCAGCAACCCAtcaacaccaacaacaccaCTAACGTCACAGCCACCACTACAGCTTCCTCCTCCACGGCGGCTGGGAACAATAGCAGCAGAAGCTGCAGCCTGACCAGCGAGAGCAGCTCCATCCGGCTGACCCGCCTCCAGAACTTCCTCTTCAAGAGCAGCAACGAGAGCTCCCGCAGCTGTCAAGGCCACTCCAACGAGGGCTTCACCGTTTCCTCGCACAATTCCTCTTCCGGCGAGTGGGAGCAGCTGGGCGCCTATTTGTCCAGCAGCAGTGGCGTCGGCGGTGGCCATGACTTCCACGGCGGCTCCTTTCCCGAGGAGAGCACGCCCGACGAGACGGACAACACGCTACCGGTGGAGACAGGCAGCAGCGGAGGCGGTGGCGGAGGAGGTGGCGGTAGCTACTATCAGTACACTCTAACGTCGCCCAACAATCCCTTCCTGCCGGAGATCACGGCTCGCACGTATCACAGCACCTACGACGAGGATGAGGGGACTGAgggtggcggcggtggaggtGCTGGTGGAGAGTCCTTGATGGAAGACTTGCAGCTAGACGGGAATGTGACCTCTGTGAAGTATGTCAGTGGAGGAGGGTCAGGAGCGAGGTCTGCTCAGTTGCCGACGCCTTCATACAGTCGCGCTGGATCCCAGGAATCCACGCATAGCGAAGGAGGAGGGCCTGCAGGTCCCACTCCCAGCCCGGCTTCTAGCTCCTCCTCCACACCAGGCCGTCACCGGAGGAAGCTCTTCAGCCTGAACTCGCCCACGAGGTTGCTGCAtcaccagcatcagcaacagcagagcGGAACCACCTCGGCGTCGCCTCCGTCCGGTGGGAGCAGCAACGAGGGCGGCGGAAGCAGCAGCTCCAAGTTTAACTCGGCCAGTCTGGTGCGAAGCCTAAATCCGTTCCTGCCCAGCGTCACCTCTCCAAAGAAGGCGCCGCTCAAGCAGGCGGCTGTAACTTCACCGGGCTCGGTGACCCCTGACCTCAGCACAAAGCGCGAGGAGTTCTTGCGCGCCACCATGAAGATCTGCTTGGTGGTGTCGCCACCGAACAGCAAGCTGCAG CTGAAATCGAAGAGTCTCACGCACTTGGATGGCCTCGACTCGGGTGTGGTGGCCTGCCAGCACGGTCCTCCAGGAatcgccaccaccaccactacaACTACCACTGCTGCCGGCACAACCCACGCTATCCATGCAACCAACGTGAATCACCACGGACTGTTCGCCACCACAGGAACACCCGGATCACTGGGCCGACAGCCCAACGTG GCGGAGAAGAGCGAAACAGCGGGCGTTTGTCCGAGTCCTTCATCAAACCCTCAGCCACCCAGTCAGCAGGCACCTTGCCAGCCATCGACTCATCCTCCACCCAATCAGAGCCATCCCGCACCCACCATTTACACTCAGGCACCGCAGATCGTTCGGCGGACGCCCTCGCTGATGCTATCGCTATCGCCAACGCTCGATGCCTCGACGACAACAACGACTATGGCCAGTTCGGCCTGCTTTGGCACTGGACATTCCAGTGCCGGATCCTTTCACCAgcaccaacaccaccaccatcacagCCACCAAAGTCAACTGGCTAGTAGCGGCACCACTGGCACCATCTCGGCTACTCATGCGATACCCTCCTCCAAACACTTTCAGTTCGCTGGCGAGGCAGCGGCCAGTTCGTCCGCCACCCTGAGTCCCTACAGCACCACCACGCCCAACGGTGGTGGCCTTACCTCTCCAGCTGGCGGCTCAACATCCTCCAGTGCGACGGTGAAAAAGAAATCCTCGTTCATGAAGCGCAAGAAGCCACTGCTGACGCGCAGTGAG GTATCCAGCTCTGAATTCTTTTCCGTGTCATTCTGCCTGGACTcatcgcagcagcagcatcctgATGAAGAGTTTATTCCTGCCACCAAAGGCGTAACACTACT caaCGCACTGAGCCACGCTTTGCGGAGGCGTAACATCAGCTTTTCACAGATCACAATTACGGACAATAATCCCACGCCCAGTTTTTTAGATGCAG GTCCCTCGCCCGTTCCCGTTTCCGTGGATGAGCAGACCGATGTGGAGAGCCTGGCTGGACACCATCTCTGCATTACGGAGCGAGGCAGCAACCGCAAGCCCCTGCAAAAGGCAGCTTCCTTT GGCTCCCGACAACCTCCACCTCGACTGCTGCCCTCCGTTTCCACCGAGGAGACCAGCGAGTCGGGCGTGGCAGCAGGCAAGCAAATCAAGCAGCGTTGGTCCTCTATCTTTGGCATCAAGAATCCGCAACAGAGTCAGTTGTGTGAGCTACTCAACAGCTATGGCCGAAACGGAGTACCTCAGCGGGCAGACGGCCTGAATTTTGAGCACCCTGATCTAGTCAACTCACTGGCCTATCTACAGGACATGCACAAGTCCTGGCGGGACTTTGTGGAGAGCAGCACAATGAGCGAGAGTGAGGTGAAGATACAGACGGCCATTTGGGAACTGGTCACCACCGAGGTGTACTATATACATGCCCTGCAAACGGTGACAGAT CTCTTTCTGGCCTGCCTGGAGGCTGTGCAGGAAGAGCGCCTGCTGATCGATGTGGACCAAGCAAGACTCTTCTCCAACGTAAGGGCCGTGTGCGAAGCAAACATCAAGTTCTGGACCCTGTGGCTATATCCCATGGTGGCCCACAGTGTGATAACCCATGAGCCATTGCGATGTGCCTTCTTCCAGGAAGGATTCATTGCCTTCGCCTCCATATTTGCGCCATATAAG ATTTATTGCGCGGAACAGAGCACTTGCCAGTTCTATTgcaaggaattgaaccagaacAACCCCCTGTTTACCTCCTACCTGGCCTGGTGCGAGTCTCAGAAGATGTGCAACCGCTTGCGGCTGGCCGACATAGTGGTTCGGCCCATGCAGCGCCTGACCAAATACAGCCTCCTGCTGGCGGCCATCAAGAAGCACATGAGCGACGTGGAGGAGATCGAGGCCATCGATGTGATGATCCACAGCGTGGAGAACTTTGTGGGCAGCGTGAACAACCATCTGACGATGCGGCAGGAAAACGAGCGGCTCAAGGGTGTGATGGTGCGGATTGAATCCTACGATGTGGTG GACACCAACAACGAGATGTTGGACAAGCTGATCAAGCAGCATAGTCAAATGTTCGATCTATGCGCCCCCATGCGCGGCTGTCCCTCTTACCACGTGCGCCACCTGTTCATGGAGGGCGATCACAAGTTCAAGGACAACCTCGGCAAGTCCGATGTGCACTGTTTCCTGCTAACGGACCTCCTGCTGGTGTGCAAAACGATAGCCAAGCGGGGCCTGGGGGCGCTCAAGGTGATCCGGCAGCCTTACCTGACCGACCAGCTGATTGTTCAGCTGGCGGCGAACAATACGTTGAACTGCGTGTACCTCAATGAGTTCCAGGTGGCCACCACGGCGTTCACGCTGCAGTGCACCGAGGCCAAGAACTGGTACGATGCCCTGTGGCGGGCCAAGACGATTTACCAAAGACTGAAGCGTGGAGCCGGCGGCGTTGGTGGtatcagcggcggcggcggcggcggaagtGGAAGTGGCACCGTGGGTGGCGACAGCTTCCGGTTCGGTGGCAGTGGCACCAGCGGTGGCACCAGCGGTGGCACCGCCGACTCCTTGGGTGTGCGCAAGTCACCGATGAACTCCTCAATTGGCAGCCATGTGTCCAGTGCAAATAACAGCCACAGCGGCAGCGTGGAGTGGAACGACTCGCGGAACATTTCTGTGGACTTTGAAAAGACAAACTCGGTTTCCAGTGACGAGGGCTCCAGCATAATGACGG GCAACCATGGAGTTACCCTGAAGGGCAAACAGCAATTGATTAGCGGCCTGCACAAGGCCAAGATGGGCATGATTGGCCCGATGGGCTCCAAATCGGCCAACACATTGTCCGTGCAGCCGATGAACCATCTGGGCCAGAGTCTGCCCAACCTGAACATGCATCACAGCCACAC TAACAATACTCTGCTCGTGCCCGGCACCACCACGAGCCACTCGGGTAACATGTTGTTGTCGCCCAGCCACCGTGGCATTTCCTACCCGCCGCCGAGCCCAACGAG AGTGCCGCTGCGCCGTGGCATGGCCTTCTCCACCTCGACCAAGAATCCGCCGTTGCGCAAGACCCGGAACGTCACTTCCCAGAACAGTATTAACTGGCATCAGATcccggccacgcccacaccgCCCAGCCCTCGATCGCAGCATCAGTCGCCGGGCAATGTTGTCTGCATGCAGAAATCCCTGCCGCTTCTAGTGCCCAGCGAGGGTGGGCCAGGTCCTAGTCCACCGCCACTGCTGCACAAGCAGCTATCCCACCAGGCGCCGCTGCCCACCTCCAACAGCCATCACAACCAGTCGAGCACCGAAACGGACGTCTGA
- the LOC108074992 gene encoding uncharacterized protein isoform X3 encodes MGGGFAAPPITLASNQRPALNNLAKIPSSSSTTTAMHEKLLDKEDKTERTNLLGRSKEKPPKDKPPPKQSKFAERLRRSFRRGDHRSLECKRQEPTPEELRAKSRATPPPLPSSLPADNNNRLPFAFSHLNLPGLGLGVGLGGLGGHINPALLLDSPDECTPPEYAYQHLSSVATTNSSTSLESSCELGELSGGSQTSVYYWASMGGEVSTAAGGAAGAGTGTGGVPIDTQERDRRRLETQTSNRSDQQPINTNNTTNVTATTTASSSTAAGNNSSRSCSLTSESSSIRLTRLQNFLFKSSNESSRSCQGHSNEGFTVSSHNSSSGEWEQLGAYLSSSSGVGGGHDFHGGSFPEESTPDETDNTLPVETGSSGGGGGGGGGSYYQYTLTSPNNPFLPEITARTYHSTYDEDEGTEGGGGGGAGGESLMEDLQLDGNVTSVKYVSGGGSGARSAQLPTPSYSRAGSQESTHSEGGGPAGPTPSPASSSSSTPGRHRRKLFSLNSPTRLLHHQHQQQQSGTTSASPPSGGSSNEGGGSSSSKFNSASLVRSLNPFLPSVTSPKKAPLKQAAVTSPGSVTPDLSTKREEFLRATMKICLVVSPPNSKLQLKSKSLTHLDGLDSGVVACQHGPPGIATTTTTTTTAAGTTHAIHATNVNHHGLFATTGTPGSLGRQPNVVSSSEFFSVSFCLDSSQQQHPDEEFIPATKGVTLLNALSHALRRRNISFSQITITDNNPTPSFLDAGPSPVPVSVDEQTDVESLAGHHLCITERGSNRKPLQKAASFGSRQPPPRLLPSVSTEETSESGVAAGKQIKQRWSSIFGIKNPQQSQLCELLNSYGRNGVPQRADGLNFEHPDLVNSLAYLQDMHKSWRDFVESSTMSESEVKIQTAIWELVTTEVYYIHALQTVTDLFLACLEAVQEERLLIDVDQARLFSNVRAVCEANIKFWTLWLYPMVAHSVITHEPLRCAFFQEGFIAFASIFAPYKIYCAEQSTCQFYCKELNQNNPLFTSYLAWCESQKMCNRLRLADIVVRPMQRLTKYSLLLAAIKKHMSDVEEIEAIDVMIHSVENFVGSVNNHLTMRQENERLKGVMVRIESYDVVDTNNEMLDKLIKQHSQMFDLCAPMRGCPSYHVRHLFMEGDHKFKDNLGKSDVHCFLLTDLLLVCKTIAKRGLGALKVIRQPYLTDQLIVQLAANNTLNCVYLNEFQVATTAFTLQCTEAKNWYDALWRAKTIYQRLKRGAGGVGGISGGGGGGSGSGTVGGDSFRFGGSGTSGGTSGGTADSLGVRKSPMNSSIGSHVSSANNSHSGSVEWNDSRNISVDFEKTNSVSSDEGSSIMTGNHGVTLKGKQQLISGLHKAKMGMIGPMGSKSANTLSVQPMNHLGQSLPNLNMHHSHTNNTLLVPGTTTSHSGNMLLSPSHRGISYPPPSPTRVPLRRGMAFSTSTKNPPLRKTRNVTSQNSINWHQIPATPTPPSPRSQHQSPGNVVCMQKSLPLLVPSEGGPGPSPPPLLHKQLSHQAPLPTSNSHHNQSSTETDV; translated from the exons ATGGGTGGTGGCTTTGCGGCGCCACCGATTACATTAGCCAGCAACCAGCGCCCGGCCCTGAACAACCTGGCCAAGatcccctcctcctcctccacgaCGACGGCTATGCACGAGAAACTCCTGGATAAGGAGGACAAGACTGAGAGGACCAATCTGCTGGGCCGGTCCAAGGAGAAACCGCCCAAGGACAAGCCGCCGCCGAAGCAGTCCAAGTTCGCGGAGCGTCTGCGTCGCTCCTTTCGACGCGGCGACCACCGATCCCTCGAGTGCAAACGTCAGGAGCCCACACCGGAGGAGCTTAGGGCCAAGAGTCGGGCCACACCGCCACCGCTGCCCAGTTCCCTGCCCGCGGACAATAACAACCGGCTGCCCTTTGCTTTCAGCCACCTAAATCTGCCGGGACTGGGCCTGGGCGTCGGCCTTGGGGGCTTGGGTGGCCACATCAATCCCGCTCTGCTGCTGGACAGCCCCGACGAGTGCACGCCGCCGGAGTACGCCTACCAGCACCTGAGCAGTGTAGCCACCACCAATTCGAGCACTTCCCTAGAGAGCAGCTGCGAGCTGGGCGAGCTGAGTGGCGGCTCCCAGACCAGTGTTTACTATTGGGCCTCCATGGGTGGCGAGGTGAGCACGGCAGCGGGGGGCGCAGCAGGAGCCGGAACTGGCACAGGTGGAGTGCCCATCGACACTCAGGAACGTGATAGACGGCGCCTCGAGACGCAGACCAGCAATCGAAGTGATCAGCAACCCAtcaacaccaacaacaccaCTAACGTCACAGCCACCACTACAGCTTCCTCCTCCACGGCGGCTGGGAACAATAGCAGCAGAAGCTGCAGCCTGACCAGCGAGAGCAGCTCCATCCGGCTGACCCGCCTCCAGAACTTCCTCTTCAAGAGCAGCAACGAGAGCTCCCGCAGCTGTCAAGGCCACTCCAACGAGGGCTTCACCGTTTCCTCGCACAATTCCTCTTCCGGCGAGTGGGAGCAGCTGGGCGCCTATTTGTCCAGCAGCAGTGGCGTCGGCGGTGGCCATGACTTCCACGGCGGCTCCTTTCCCGAGGAGAGCACGCCCGACGAGACGGACAACACGCTACCGGTGGAGACAGGCAGCAGCGGAGGCGGTGGCGGAGGAGGTGGCGGTAGCTACTATCAGTACACTCTAACGTCGCCCAACAATCCCTTCCTGCCGGAGATCACGGCTCGCACGTATCACAGCACCTACGACGAGGATGAGGGGACTGAgggtggcggcggtggaggtGCTGGTGGAGAGTCCTTGATGGAAGACTTGCAGCTAGACGGGAATGTGACCTCTGTGAAGTATGTCAGTGGAGGAGGGTCAGGAGCGAGGTCTGCTCAGTTGCCGACGCCTTCATACAGTCGCGCTGGATCCCAGGAATCCACGCATAGCGAAGGAGGAGGGCCTGCAGGTCCCACTCCCAGCCCGGCTTCTAGCTCCTCCTCCACACCAGGCCGTCACCGGAGGAAGCTCTTCAGCCTGAACTCGCCCACGAGGTTGCTGCAtcaccagcatcagcaacagcagagcGGAACCACCTCGGCGTCGCCTCCGTCCGGTGGGAGCAGCAACGAGGGCGGCGGAAGCAGCAGCTCCAAGTTTAACTCGGCCAGTCTGGTGCGAAGCCTAAATCCGTTCCTGCCCAGCGTCACCTCTCCAAAGAAGGCGCCGCTCAAGCAGGCGGCTGTAACTTCACCGGGCTCGGTGACCCCTGACCTCAGCACAAAGCGCGAGGAGTTCTTGCGCGCCACCATGAAGATCTGCTTGGTGGTGTCGCCACCGAACAGCAAGCTGCAG CTGAAATCGAAGAGTCTCACGCACTTGGATGGCCTCGACTCGGGTGTGGTGGCCTGCCAGCACGGTCCTCCAGGAatcgccaccaccaccactacaACTACCACTGCTGCCGGCACAACCCACGCTATCCATGCAACCAACGTGAATCACCACGGACTGTTCGCCACCACAGGAACACCCGGATCACTGGGCCGACAGCCCAACGTG GTATCCAGCTCTGAATTCTTTTCCGTGTCATTCTGCCTGGACTcatcgcagcagcagcatcctgATGAAGAGTTTATTCCTGCCACCAAAGGCGTAACACTACT caaCGCACTGAGCCACGCTTTGCGGAGGCGTAACATCAGCTTTTCACAGATCACAATTACGGACAATAATCCCACGCCCAGTTTTTTAGATGCAG GTCCCTCGCCCGTTCCCGTTTCCGTGGATGAGCAGACCGATGTGGAGAGCCTGGCTGGACACCATCTCTGCATTACGGAGCGAGGCAGCAACCGCAAGCCCCTGCAAAAGGCAGCTTCCTTT GGCTCCCGACAACCTCCACCTCGACTGCTGCCCTCCGTTTCCACCGAGGAGACCAGCGAGTCGGGCGTGGCAGCAGGCAAGCAAATCAAGCAGCGTTGGTCCTCTATCTTTGGCATCAAGAATCCGCAACAGAGTCAGTTGTGTGAGCTACTCAACAGCTATGGCCGAAACGGAGTACCTCAGCGGGCAGACGGCCTGAATTTTGAGCACCCTGATCTAGTCAACTCACTGGCCTATCTACAGGACATGCACAAGTCCTGGCGGGACTTTGTGGAGAGCAGCACAATGAGCGAGAGTGAGGTGAAGATACAGACGGCCATTTGGGAACTGGTCACCACCGAGGTGTACTATATACATGCCCTGCAAACGGTGACAGAT CTCTTTCTGGCCTGCCTGGAGGCTGTGCAGGAAGAGCGCCTGCTGATCGATGTGGACCAAGCAAGACTCTTCTCCAACGTAAGGGCCGTGTGCGAAGCAAACATCAAGTTCTGGACCCTGTGGCTATATCCCATGGTGGCCCACAGTGTGATAACCCATGAGCCATTGCGATGTGCCTTCTTCCAGGAAGGATTCATTGCCTTCGCCTCCATATTTGCGCCATATAAG ATTTATTGCGCGGAACAGAGCACTTGCCAGTTCTATTgcaaggaattgaaccagaacAACCCCCTGTTTACCTCCTACCTGGCCTGGTGCGAGTCTCAGAAGATGTGCAACCGCTTGCGGCTGGCCGACATAGTGGTTCGGCCCATGCAGCGCCTGACCAAATACAGCCTCCTGCTGGCGGCCATCAAGAAGCACATGAGCGACGTGGAGGAGATCGAGGCCATCGATGTGATGATCCACAGCGTGGAGAACTTTGTGGGCAGCGTGAACAACCATCTGACGATGCGGCAGGAAAACGAGCGGCTCAAGGGTGTGATGGTGCGGATTGAATCCTACGATGTGGTG GACACCAACAACGAGATGTTGGACAAGCTGATCAAGCAGCATAGTCAAATGTTCGATCTATGCGCCCCCATGCGCGGCTGTCCCTCTTACCACGTGCGCCACCTGTTCATGGAGGGCGATCACAAGTTCAAGGACAACCTCGGCAAGTCCGATGTGCACTGTTTCCTGCTAACGGACCTCCTGCTGGTGTGCAAAACGATAGCCAAGCGGGGCCTGGGGGCGCTCAAGGTGATCCGGCAGCCTTACCTGACCGACCAGCTGATTGTTCAGCTGGCGGCGAACAATACGTTGAACTGCGTGTACCTCAATGAGTTCCAGGTGGCCACCACGGCGTTCACGCTGCAGTGCACCGAGGCCAAGAACTGGTACGATGCCCTGTGGCGGGCCAAGACGATTTACCAAAGACTGAAGCGTGGAGCCGGCGGCGTTGGTGGtatcagcggcggcggcggcggcggaagtGGAAGTGGCACCGTGGGTGGCGACAGCTTCCGGTTCGGTGGCAGTGGCACCAGCGGTGGCACCAGCGGTGGCACCGCCGACTCCTTGGGTGTGCGCAAGTCACCGATGAACTCCTCAATTGGCAGCCATGTGTCCAGTGCAAATAACAGCCACAGCGGCAGCGTGGAGTGGAACGACTCGCGGAACATTTCTGTGGACTTTGAAAAGACAAACTCGGTTTCCAGTGACGAGGGCTCCAGCATAATGACGG GCAACCATGGAGTTACCCTGAAGGGCAAACAGCAATTGATTAGCGGCCTGCACAAGGCCAAGATGGGCATGATTGGCCCGATGGGCTCCAAATCGGCCAACACATTGTCCGTGCAGCCGATGAACCATCTGGGCCAGAGTCTGCCCAACCTGAACATGCATCACAGCCACAC TAACAATACTCTGCTCGTGCCCGGCACCACCACGAGCCACTCGGGTAACATGTTGTTGTCGCCCAGCCACCGTGGCATTTCCTACCCGCCGCCGAGCCCAACGAG AGTGCCGCTGCGCCGTGGCATGGCCTTCTCCACCTCGACCAAGAATCCGCCGTTGCGCAAGACCCGGAACGTCACTTCCCAGAACAGTATTAACTGGCATCAGATcccggccacgcccacaccgCCCAGCCCTCGATCGCAGCATCAGTCGCCGGGCAATGTTGTCTGCATGCAGAAATCCCTGCCGCTTCTAGTGCCCAGCGAGGGTGGGCCAGGTCCTAGTCCACCGCCACTGCTGCACAAGCAGCTATCCCACCAGGCGCCGCTGCCCACCTCCAACAGCCATCACAACCAGTCGAGCACCGAAACGGACGTCTGA